A single window of Mycobacteriales bacterium DNA harbors:
- a CDS encoding type II toxin-antitoxin system HicB family antitoxin has protein sequence MQGASFGGSNGRPELDTQTVARYLAVPYVAVFSSTVDDNGVWVRSAAYPELPGCHVEAATVIEAMDDLEDLRVALIVDMLSRGEEPPVPRPPLMGGSSGLAAETLAHQVLKARAD, from the coding sequence ATGCAAGGCGCGTCTTTCGGCGGCAGCAACGGCCGGCCCGAGCTGGATACACAGACTGTTGCTCGCTACCTCGCCGTCCCCTACGTGGCTGTCTTCTCTTCCACGGTGGACGACAACGGCGTCTGGGTTCGCAGCGCGGCCTATCCCGAGCTCCCGGGCTGCCATGTGGAAGCCGCTACGGTCATCGAGGCGATGGACGACCTGGAGGATCTACGGGTTGCCCTCATCGTGGACATGCTCTCTCGGGGGGAGGAGCCCCCAGTCCCACGTCCCCCTCTCATGGGGGGGTCCTCCGGACTTGCCGCGGAGACGCTGGCACACCAGGTGCTGAAGGCTCGCGCGGACTGA
- a CDS encoding aldehyde dehydrogenase family protein, with amino-acid sequence MNDSPKLFIGGEYVSASSAEIVRLINPATEEQIGSVVDSNAADVARAVGAARDALPEWRNTTPERRGAYLTALAGVFDGRRDDMAALVSRHNGTVISRSRQSNAARPIDIYRYHGELSRSFPWESVVDTGSGSSAIVRREPMGVVGAIVPWNAPQTLAAQKLAPALLAGCTVVWKPSPETSMDAFLLSEMLNEVGVPPGVVNVVTGGRGTGQHVVGDPGIDKVSFTGSTAAGRAVAASCGQMLKPVTAELGGKSAAVLLDDAPLDVFARSLIGTCLPNTGQVCYSCTRILIYRNNVEEVVDVVLETIGRAAVGDPMDPRSEFGPLVSAAQRARVEGYIQSGLDEGARLLLGGGRPAHLPVGFYVEPTVFIDVTPEMRIFREEVFGPLLVIVPYDNDDDAVRLANDSSYGLGGSVFSRDLDRAKDIARRMETGSVLINGEQRSERIPLYGYKDSGVGGDASLAAYLNIKSISGPRG; translated from the coding sequence ATGAATGACTCACCGAAACTCTTTATCGGCGGCGAGTACGTCTCTGCGAGCTCGGCAGAGATCGTGCGGCTCATCAACCCGGCTACCGAGGAGCAGATCGGCAGCGTCGTCGACAGCAATGCCGCCGACGTGGCGCGAGCAGTCGGCGCCGCACGTGACGCACTGCCGGAGTGGAGGAACACGACTCCAGAGCGAAGAGGTGCCTACCTGACGGCCCTGGCGGGGGTCTTCGACGGCCGCAGGGACGACATGGCCGCCCTGGTGAGCCGGCACAACGGAACCGTGATCTCCCGCTCGAGGCAGTCCAACGCCGCCCGGCCGATAGACATCTACCGGTATCACGGTGAGCTGTCCCGGTCCTTTCCTTGGGAGAGCGTGGTCGACACGGGGAGCGGCTCCAGCGCGATCGTGCGCCGGGAGCCGATGGGTGTCGTGGGCGCTATCGTTCCCTGGAACGCACCGCAGACGCTTGCGGCCCAGAAGCTGGCACCTGCCCTGCTCGCCGGCTGCACCGTGGTGTGGAAGCCGTCGCCGGAGACGTCCATGGACGCCTTCCTGCTGTCCGAGATGCTGAACGAGGTGGGAGTTCCGCCTGGAGTAGTCAACGTCGTGACGGGAGGGCGCGGAACCGGTCAGCACGTGGTCGGGGACCCCGGGATCGACAAGGTGTCCTTCACCGGGTCCACCGCCGCGGGTCGGGCGGTGGCTGCCAGCTGCGGCCAGATGCTCAAGCCGGTCACGGCTGAGCTCGGTGGCAAGTCGGCAGCCGTGCTGCTCGACGACGCTCCGCTCGACGTGTTCGCGCGTTCGCTCATCGGAACCTGCCTGCCCAACACAGGACAGGTCTGCTACTCGTGCACCCGGATCCTCATATATCGGAACAACGTCGAGGAGGTCGTGGACGTCGTGCTCGAGACGATCGGTCGTGCGGCGGTGGGCGACCCGATGGACCCGAGGAGTGAATTCGGCCCGCTCGTATCAGCCGCTCAACGAGCCCGTGTCGAGGGCTACATTCAGTCAGGGCTAGACGAGGGAGCGCGCTTGCTGCTGGGAGGGGGCCGACCTGCGCACCTGCCGGTCGGGTTCTACGTCGAGCCCACCGTGTTCATCGACGTCACCCCCGAGATGCGCATCTTCCGCGAGGAGGTCTTCGGTCCCTTGCTCGTGATCGTTCCGTACGACAACGACGATGACGCCGTGCGACTGGCCAACGATTCGTCCTACGGACTGGGCGGCAGCGTCTTCAGTCGGGACCTGGACCGTGCGAAGGACATCGCGCGTCGCATGGAGACCGGCAGCGTCCTGATCAACGGGGAGCAGCGGTCGGAGCGGATTCCCTTGTACGGCTACAAGGACAGCGGAGTCGGCGGCGACGCCAGCCTCGCGGCGTACCTCAACATCAAGTCGATCAGCGGCCCGCGGGGTTGA
- a CDS encoding MFS transporter produces MIFAARPMTTHRPLELEASGFQIGLLASSFAVVPLLFAVPIGRGVDGTRARFFLRLGAVTQALGALGLWQSSGLAGLALSNVVLGLGMLATIVAVQGLLARRASEHQHDRVFGWFTVAVSAGQFIGPPVAVYTTEAWQPGGPSSGLFSAVVLAALGVLLLLRVLAPGRSRGRAARGEARRRMVDPLLPRHAGGDGRESRASGSGRSPHYLPAVLR; encoded by the coding sequence GTGATCTTCGCCGCGCGACCGATGACGACGCACCGGCCTCTCGAGCTGGAAGCCAGCGGCTTTCAGATCGGGCTGCTGGCATCAAGCTTCGCCGTCGTCCCCTTGTTGTTCGCCGTCCCGATCGGTCGGGGCGTGGACGGTACCCGTGCCCGCTTCTTCCTCCGCCTTGGCGCAGTCACGCAGGCTCTGGGGGCGCTCGGCCTGTGGCAATCCTCCGGTCTCGCCGGCCTGGCGCTGTCAAATGTCGTCCTGGGGCTGGGCATGCTGGCGACCATCGTTGCCGTTCAGGGGCTGCTCGCCAGACGGGCTTCGGAGCACCAGCATGACCGCGTCTTCGGGTGGTTCACGGTCGCGGTTTCCGCCGGCCAGTTCATCGGGCCGCCCGTGGCCGTGTACACCACCGAGGCGTGGCAGCCCGGTGGCCCGTCATCCGGGTTGTTCTCGGCTGTCGTTCTCGCCGCTCTCGGCGTTCTCCTGCTGCTTCGGGTGCTCGCACCCGGACGATCACGTGGACGGGCAGCACGAGGAGAGGCGCGACGGCGTATGGTTGATCCTCTCCTGCCGCGGCATGCCGGCGGCGATGGTCGCGAGTCTCGCGCTTCTGGTAGCGGTCGATCTCCTCACTATCTTCCTGCCGTTCTACGGTGA
- a CDS encoding ferredoxin produces MKIHVDLPRCQGHGQCEESAPEVFTVGDDAVVHLLMDDPPEAMRPAVEEAVRRCPVDALRLDGDISAT; encoded by the coding sequence TTGAAGATCCACGTTGATCTACCGCGGTGTCAGGGTCACGGGCAGTGCGAAGAGTCGGCGCCCGAGGTGTTCACCGTGGGTGATGACGCCGTGGTTCACCTGCTGATGGACGATCCGCCCGAGGCCATGCGGCCCGCTGTCGAGGAAGCCGTACGCCGCTGTCCCGTGGACGCTCTGCGCCTCGACGGCGACATCTCGGCGACGTGA
- a CDS encoding Rieske 2Fe-2S domain-containing protein, which produces MLSSADSGLLTQVGPGTPMGEMMRRYWAPTLLSEEMPDPGSPPVRVTLMGERLVAFRNHNGEIGVLQEFCAHRRASLYFGRNEGEKSPDGSVGLRCSYHGWKYDINGKCLDMPNEPSTSRFKEHIKLTSYPARELGGIVWVYMGSADAEPELPQLEWALLPESHRFVSKRRQKSSYAQAMEGGLDSSHVSFLHSDAPLWSPWWTHQNHGGRKHLSTGAPKFYIEPTDYGLLMGARRETQDGEYYWRITQWLMPWYTIVPRDEEEPIAAHAWVPIDDESCWAWSISYVPERPLHKYESDYYRGGGHIHAEMLPGSFDPVQTPDNDYLVSRPLQKAGVSMSGIAGIAMQDVAMQESMGPIVDREQENLGSADAGIIAARKRLLAEARALADSQIPPAGLDARSHRVRSTTAVLPKETSWVEATHKARQASQHLYDDYQVSTDVGTNS; this is translated from the coding sequence ATGCTTTCGAGCGCAGATAGCGGCCTGCTTACGCAGGTCGGCCCCGGAACCCCGATGGGCGAGATGATGCGGCGCTACTGGGCGCCAACGCTGTTGTCGGAGGAGATGCCGGATCCAGGCTCTCCGCCCGTGCGGGTCACGCTCATGGGGGAGCGCCTGGTCGCGTTCCGAAACCACAACGGCGAGATCGGCGTTCTCCAGGAGTTCTGTGCCCACCGCCGGGCCTCGCTGTACTTCGGGCGAAACGAGGGCGAGAAATCCCCGGATGGAAGTGTGGGCCTTCGCTGCTCCTATCACGGGTGGAAGTACGACATCAATGGCAAGTGCTTGGACATGCCGAACGAGCCGTCCACCAGTCGGTTCAAGGAGCACATCAAGCTGACCTCCTACCCCGCGCGCGAGCTGGGTGGGATCGTCTGGGTCTACATGGGTTCCGCTGACGCCGAGCCGGAGCTGCCCCAACTCGAGTGGGCGCTGCTGCCGGAGTCCCATCGCTTCGTCTCGAAGCGACGGCAGAAGAGCTCGTACGCACAGGCGATGGAGGGCGGCCTCGACTCCAGTCACGTGTCCTTCCTGCACTCCGACGCCCCTCTGTGGAGCCCGTGGTGGACCCACCAGAACCACGGTGGACGCAAGCACCTGTCCACAGGCGCACCGAAGTTCTACATCGAGCCGACGGACTACGGCTTGCTGATGGGCGCGCGTCGGGAGACGCAGGACGGTGAGTACTACTGGCGTATCACCCAGTGGCTGATGCCTTGGTACACCATCGTCCCCCGCGATGAGGAAGAGCCGATCGCAGCCCACGCCTGGGTGCCCATCGATGACGAGTCCTGCTGGGCGTGGAGCATCAGCTACGTCCCGGAGCGGCCCCTGCACAAGTACGAGTCTGATTACTACCGCGGTGGCGGCCACATTCACGCCGAGATGCTCCCCGGCTCCTTCGATCCGGTGCAGACGCCGGACAACGACTACCTGGTGAGCCGGCCGCTGCAGAAGGCAGGCGTCTCGATGAGCGGGATTGCCGGCATCGCCATGCAGGACGTCGCGATGCAGGAGAGCATGGGACCGATCGTCGACCGCGAGCAGGAGAACCTCGGCAGCGCTGACGCCGGGATTATCGCCGCTCGCAAGCGTCTGCTCGCCGAGGCGAGGGCTCTCGCCGACTCCCAGATCCCGCCGGCTGGCTTGGATGCCCGCTCGCACCGGGTCCGCTCGACGACTGCGGTCCTGCCGAAGGAGACGTCTTGGGTGGAGGCGACCCATAAGGCCAGGCAGGCGTCGCAGCACCTCTACGACGACTACCAGGTATCCACCGACGTGGGGACGAACTCTTGA
- a CDS encoding IclR family transcriptional regulator, with translation MPVAETSRPAGSDSARRILDILFSFTEDAPRRNVKELSKLLDIPVPSMHRYVALLRDMGVLADTTKGTYQLTPRVLLLSRAASRANTILEAARPYLAGLAADLDETVLLVQLIGSNPVCADRYESSRLLRLSFQPGQSLPRLRGASVKVLLGSLPPAEREAYLRRAGASEHPPGSGADWEKELRLAGERGWAVSREEAEEGVWAAAAAITERNRVVGTVTVPCPAFRLTESAQEEILEQVKKTAAHVSKELEGRTFLYQPGG, from the coding sequence ATGCCAGTTGCTGAGACGTCACGCCCCGCGGGTTCGGACAGCGCTCGACGTATCCTCGACATCCTCTTTTCCTTCACGGAAGACGCCCCGAGGCGCAACGTCAAGGAGCTGTCCAAACTTCTTGACATCCCGGTTCCCTCCATGCACCGGTATGTAGCCCTGCTTCGTGACATGGGAGTGCTCGCCGACACCACGAAGGGGACCTACCAGCTGACGCCACGGGTGCTGCTGCTGAGCCGGGCGGCCAGCCGGGCCAACACGATTCTTGAAGCCGCTCGGCCGTATCTGGCCGGCCTCGCTGCCGATCTAGACGAGACCGTGCTGCTCGTCCAGCTGATCGGCAGCAATCCGGTCTGTGCCGATCGGTATGAGTCGTCACGACTCCTGCGCTTGTCGTTTCAGCCCGGCCAGTCACTGCCCAGGCTTCGGGGGGCCAGCGTCAAGGTGTTGCTGGGCTCGCTGCCGCCCGCGGAGCGAGAAGCCTACCTACGGCGCGCCGGTGCATCGGAGCATCCGCCCGGATCAGGTGCCGATTGGGAGAAGGAGCTGCGCTTGGCGGGCGAACGGGGCTGGGCGGTGAGCAGAGAGGAAGCGGAGGAGGGGGTCTGGGCAGCAGCAGCCGCGATCACCGAGAGGAACCGCGTGGTCGGCACGGTCACGGTTCCGTGCCCGGCCTTCCGGCTCACGGAGTCGGCGCAGGAAGAGATTCTGGAGCAGGTGAAGAAGACCGCCGCGCACGTCTCCAAGGAGCTTGAAGGAAGAACGTTCCTCTACCAGCCGGGCGGATGA
- a CDS encoding thiamine pyrophosphate-requiring protein gives MSSEAWWTRIEADEWGDAIVAAMKLGGVDNIFFVSGSELNFYQEAVAKAHAKGTPAPRLITVPHESVALNAALGNAMFRRQPAATAVHVDAGTLHQGAGIHTAWRGDYPVLMTAGTGPRAFPGSMPGGRNHDVQWVQEPRDQGEIVRQFTKMDHRMEHQDNPGLMVSRLLQVAMSGPSGPVYLAIPRETAMIRTGGTASFPTRDQLGVARPAWPAPGDAEEIARWLVDSRHPLICTERSGREPDAHHELLRLAELLAIPVTDGDRADRMNFPATHWAYGTGPSLADADVVLVMDAIVPFAPGLTAPRGDASVAWVSSDPVLSRYKTVEQRADLWLTASVASVAKAVHDAAREMLTPGRRERIAERRAGLKERKRQIDQHDDALAVSDIQKGQLTGRVVAYELGRLLRDDAIVLNDGLSNGGYVHTYSRRSQDNTYFRSGSTSGGWGGGASLGVKLAAPDQDVIHASGDGYFMFGNPLLALWSAAHHRAPYLSVVFVNGTYSTGTTSLRATYPKGYAVSSGNYDGGSFEPPPNFAKLAEAANSYGEEVTTLAQLVPALERGLEQIRTGTPAVIAVRVPGPLG, from the coding sequence ATGAGTTCAGAAGCCTGGTGGACACGCATAGAAGCCGACGAGTGGGGCGACGCGATCGTCGCGGCCATGAAGCTCGGCGGCGTAGACAACATCTTCTTCGTGTCGGGCTCGGAGCTGAACTTCTACCAAGAAGCCGTGGCCAAGGCGCACGCCAAGGGAACGCCGGCTCCTCGGCTCATCACCGTCCCGCACGAGAGCGTCGCTCTCAACGCAGCGCTGGGGAACGCGATGTTCCGGCGCCAGCCGGCGGCGACCGCGGTCCACGTCGATGCCGGCACCCTCCACCAGGGCGCCGGGATTCACACGGCATGGCGGGGCGACTACCCGGTGCTGATGACCGCAGGCACCGGCCCACGGGCCTTTCCCGGCTCCATGCCGGGAGGGCGCAACCATGACGTGCAGTGGGTGCAGGAGCCGCGTGACCAGGGGGAGATCGTGCGGCAGTTCACGAAGATGGACCACCGGATGGAGCATCAGGACAACCCCGGGCTGATGGTCAGCCGCCTGCTCCAGGTCGCGATGAGCGGTCCCTCCGGGCCCGTCTACCTGGCGATCCCTCGTGAGACAGCCATGATTCGCACCGGGGGCACGGCCAGCTTCCCCACCAGAGACCAGCTAGGGGTCGCGCGGCCGGCCTGGCCGGCGCCTGGCGACGCTGAAGAGATCGCGCGTTGGCTGGTCGACTCCCGCCATCCCCTGATCTGCACGGAGAGGTCCGGTCGGGAGCCGGATGCCCATCATGAGCTCCTCCGGCTTGCCGAGCTTTTGGCGATACCGGTCACAGACGGCGACCGCGCCGACAGGATGAACTTTCCGGCCACACACTGGGCGTACGGGACAGGACCGTCCTTGGCCGACGCAGATGTCGTCCTCGTCATGGACGCCATCGTTCCCTTCGCACCGGGACTCACCGCGCCTCGTGGTGACGCCAGCGTCGCGTGGGTCTCGAGCGACCCGGTTCTGTCGCGTTACAAGACGGTGGAGCAGCGCGCCGACCTCTGGCTGACCGCTTCGGTCGCTTCCGTGGCAAAAGCCGTCCACGACGCTGCGAGGGAGATGCTCACGCCGGGGCGTCGGGAGCGGATCGCCGAGCGCCGAGCCGGGCTGAAGGAGCGTAAGCGCCAGATCGACCAGCACGATGACGCACTGGCGGTGTCGGACATTCAGAAGGGGCAGCTGACGGGGCGCGTGGTCGCGTACGAGCTGGGGCGGCTGCTCCGAGACGACGCGATCGTCCTCAACGACGGGTTGAGCAACGGCGGCTACGTCCACACCTACTCGCGGCGCAGCCAGGACAACACCTACTTCCGCAGCGGCAGCACGTCAGGGGGATGGGGCGGAGGTGCCTCCCTCGGAGTGAAGCTGGCTGCCCCCGATCAGGACGTCATTCACGCCTCCGGCGACGGCTACTTCATGTTCGGTAACCCGCTGCTTGCGCTGTGGAGCGCCGCTCATCACCGCGCCCCCTATCTGTCCGTCGTCTTCGTGAACGGGACGTACAGCACTGGCACGACGAGCCTGCGGGCCACCTACCCGAAGGGCTACGCCGTCTCCAGCGGCAACTACGACGGGGGCTCCTTCGAGCCGCCTCCGAACTTCGCGAAGCTGGCCGAGGCCGCGAACAGCTACGGGGAGGAAGTGACGACGCTGGCCCAGCTGGTGCCGGCCTTGGAACGCGGCCTGGAGCAGATCCGCACCGGCACGCCCGCGGTGATCGCTGTGCGCGTCCCGGGGCCTCTTGGGTAG
- a CDS encoding amidohydrolase family protein: MKIDAFCHIMPRPYYDRFFELNTSTHAANLRKRVSNIPSLVDMDVRFQQMDEFGEYRQIINIAAPPVEDLGSPAISKEMSRIGNEAMAELVAKHPDRFAGFTACVPMDDPDAAVRELDYAVEELGALGAQIYTHVHGGAMDAAKFDPFYARVAEHGKLLQVHPCRSSAWADYPTEERSKFEIWWTFGWEYDLSAFMARIVFSGVLERNPELKMLIHHGGSMVPHFSGRVGPGWDQLGARTPESQREDVQGYPLSKPHLDYFKMMYADTAMFGAAHALRCSIDFYGVDHVLFASDSPYDPEKGPGYIRATIRNLQEIGLSEADQDAIFRGNITKLLGLDSV; the protein is encoded by the coding sequence ATGAAAATCGACGCTTTCTGCCACATCATGCCTCGCCCCTATTACGACCGGTTCTTCGAGTTGAACACGTCGACGCACGCCGCCAACCTGCGCAAGCGCGTGTCCAACATTCCTTCTCTTGTCGACATGGACGTCCGGTTCCAGCAGATGGACGAGTTCGGCGAGTACCGTCAGATCATCAACATCGCGGCCCCGCCGGTCGAGGACTTGGGTTCACCCGCCATTTCCAAGGAGATGTCTCGGATCGGGAACGAGGCGATGGCGGAGCTCGTGGCGAAGCATCCCGACCGCTTCGCAGGCTTCACGGCATGTGTTCCGATGGACGATCCCGACGCGGCCGTGCGTGAGCTCGACTACGCCGTGGAGGAGCTGGGCGCCCTGGGGGCGCAGATCTACACACACGTCCACGGCGGTGCGATGGACGCAGCCAAGTTCGATCCGTTCTACGCCCGTGTCGCCGAACACGGGAAGCTCCTGCAGGTCCACCCGTGCCGGAGTTCGGCATGGGCGGACTATCCGACAGAAGAGCGCTCGAAGTTCGAGATCTGGTGGACCTTCGGCTGGGAGTACGATCTCTCGGCTTTCATGGCGCGGATTGTCTTTTCCGGCGTGCTGGAGCGGAACCCGGAACTGAAGATGCTGATCCATCACGGTGGGAGCATGGTGCCGCACTTCTCCGGACGCGTGGGGCCGGGATGGGACCAGTTGGGAGCGAGGACTCCTGAGTCGCAGCGGGAGGACGTGCAGGGCTATCCCCTCTCGAAGCCCCACCTCGACTACTTCAAGATGATGTACGCCGACACGGCGATGTTCGGGGCCGCACATGCGCTGCGGTGTTCGATCGACTTCTACGGCGTTGACCATGTTCTGTTCGCCTCGGACAGTCCCTACGACCCGGAGAAGGGGCCCGGCTACATCCGGGCCACCATCCGTAACCTCCAGGAGATCGGGCTGTCAGAAGCCGATCAGGACGCCATTTTCCGTGGGAACATCACGAAGCTCCTCGGTCTCGACTCAGTCTGA
- a CDS encoding zinc-binding dehydrogenase — MLRVEAAGVCGTDVGSYARDAPPRVLGHENVGRIVDIGPDAAQRWGVQEGDRVAVEEYLPCGRCDRCRTTDFRFCAATDSRSGGTRYGSTPISVAPSLWGGYSQYLYLHPNTVLHKVPEGVPAEQLALALPISNGYEWAYVEGAAGPDKSVVVIGPGQQGLACVLAAKISGAKHITVLGLERDALRLEMARRLGADLTINTQDPVNQPVLEELKAAASTDLVIDTALGDTATLAPALSMVAQRGNVLISTAAGSVDGLPLKAMQWKSASIRGVRGHSYASVKWAIATIASGRYPLEDMCSHIFGLEDVDRAIRATGGETDHNSIHVTVDPWRPGE, encoded by the coding sequence GTGCTGCGCGTCGAGGCAGCCGGCGTCTGCGGCACGGACGTCGGCTCCTATGCACGGGACGCCCCACCTCGTGTGCTGGGCCACGAGAACGTCGGCCGTATCGTCGACATCGGACCCGATGCCGCGCAGCGGTGGGGTGTCCAGGAGGGCGACCGCGTCGCCGTGGAGGAATACCTCCCTTGCGGGCGGTGCGACCGATGCCGCACGACCGACTTCCGCTTCTGCGCCGCCACCGATTCGCGAAGCGGGGGCACCCGGTACGGGAGCACTCCGATCTCTGTCGCGCCCTCCTTGTGGGGTGGTTACAGCCAGTACCTCTACCTGCACCCGAACACGGTGCTCCACAAGGTTCCAGAGGGCGTCCCGGCCGAACAGCTGGCGCTGGCGCTGCCGATCTCCAACGGCTATGAGTGGGCCTACGTCGAGGGTGCAGCTGGGCCCGACAAGTCTGTGGTGGTGATCGGCCCTGGTCAGCAGGGTCTTGCTTGCGTCTTGGCAGCGAAGATCTCCGGCGCCAAGCACATCACGGTGCTGGGTCTTGAACGAGACGCTCTTCGGCTCGAGATGGCCCGTCGGCTGGGAGCCGATCTCACCATCAACACGCAAGATCCGGTCAACCAGCCAGTTCTGGAAGAACTCAAGGCCGCTGCATCGACGGACCTCGTGATCGACACCGCCCTGGGAGACACCGCGACACTCGCTCCGGCGCTGTCGATGGTGGCGCAGCGAGGGAACGTCCTGATCTCGACGGCGGCGGGCAGCGTGGACGGGCTGCCCTTGAAGGCGATGCAGTGGAAGTCGGCGTCCATCAGGGGCGTACGAGGACACAGCTACGCCTCGGTGAAATGGGCGATCGCCACCATCGCTTCCGGCAGGTACCCCCTCGAGGACATGTGCAGCCACATCTTCGGCCTCGAGGATGTCGACCGTGCGATCCGAGCCACGGGCGGAGAAACCGACCACAACAGCATCCACGTGACGGTGGATCCCTGGAGACCTGGAGAGTGA
- a CDS encoding FAD-dependent oxidoreductase, whose amino-acid sequence MSPDLSNDIRRIVVVGASLAGVRSVEALRREGFDGEIVLVGAEEHFPPYDRPPLSKAVLLGESIEGFRLRVQPDLNAELVLNHRAVELDLGSREVVLHNGDRLSFDGLVIATGATPRQPRALTGDSDRVFVLRTTEDSLRLRAALSQRPRVAVVGGGFIGCEVAASCRQLGLDVTLIEAAAFPMEPVLGTAMASELVGMHHDHGTTLKTNAAVTEIHDETLLMADGSAVAADIVIVAVGAAPEVGWLKGSGLDISNGVLLDQTCLAVGANGVAAAGDVARWLNPLFGEVMRVEHWSNAVEQADAVARSLLAGPGEAAPYESVPYFWSDQYDAKLQFVGRPRGDAHIVDGTPADRKFAALYVEGDRIMGGLCVNRPSLLGRYRRMVASRASARSLLEPVQASD is encoded by the coding sequence ATGTCGCCTGACCTGAGCAACGACATCCGCCGGATCGTGGTGGTCGGCGCTTCCCTGGCCGGCGTCCGCTCGGTCGAGGCTCTGCGGCGGGAGGGGTTCGACGGCGAGATCGTCCTCGTGGGAGCCGAAGAGCACTTCCCACCGTACGACCGTCCGCCTCTGTCCAAGGCCGTCCTGCTCGGTGAATCGATCGAGGGCTTCCGCCTTCGCGTGCAGCCTGACCTGAACGCCGAACTCGTGCTCAACCACCGAGCTGTGGAGCTGGACCTCGGCAGCCGAGAGGTCGTCCTGCACAACGGGGACAGGCTCAGCTTCGACGGCCTGGTCATCGCCACCGGTGCCACGCCCCGACAGCCGCGAGCGCTGACGGGTGACTCCGACAGGGTCTTCGTGTTGCGGACGACAGAGGACAGCCTTCGGCTGAGAGCGGCGCTGAGTCAGCGTCCACGTGTTGCCGTGGTGGGCGGCGGCTTCATCGGCTGCGAGGTGGCGGCGAGCTGCCGGCAACTGGGTCTCGACGTGACACTCATCGAAGCCGCGGCCTTCCCGATGGAGCCAGTGCTCGGCACGGCCATGGCCAGCGAGCTCGTGGGCATGCACCACGATCACGGGACGACGTTGAAGACCAACGCCGCGGTCACGGAGATCCATGACGAGACGCTGCTGATGGCCGACGGCAGCGCCGTGGCGGCTGACATCGTCATCGTCGCTGTGGGCGCGGCACCGGAGGTCGGATGGCTGAAAGGCAGTGGCCTCGACATCAGCAACGGTGTCCTCCTGGACCAGACGTGCCTCGCAGTGGGTGCGAACGGCGTCGCGGCGGCGGGTGACGTGGCGAGGTGGCTCAACCCCCTATTCGGCGAGGTCATGCGCGTGGAGCACTGGAGTAACGCCGTGGAGCAGGCGGATGCCGTCGCGAGGAGCCTGCTCGCCGGACCCGGCGAGGCCGCTCCCTATGAATCGGTACCGTACTTCTGGTCCGACCAGTACGACGCAAAGCTTCAATTCGTCGGCCGCCCGCGGGGAGACGCGCACATCGTGGACGGTACCCCTGCAGACCGGAAGTTTGCCGCCTTGTACGTAGAAGGCGACCGCATCATGGGCGGCCTGTGCGTGAACCGGCCGTCGCTGCTCGGCCGGTACCGACGCATGGTCGCCAGTCGTGCATCGGCCAGATCCCTGCTCGAACCAGTGCAAGCCAGCGACTAG